The Eretmochelys imbricata isolate rEreImb1 chromosome 19, rEreImb1.hap1, whole genome shotgun sequence genome contains a region encoding:
- the SFN gene encoding 14-3-3 protein sigma, with product MARNHQVQKAKLAEQAERYEDMADFMKAVVEHGDELSNEERNLLSVAYKNVVGCQRSAWRVISSIEHKTEEGDDKAQLVNEYREKVEGELKDVCNIVLGLLDKYLIKKASDAESKVFYLKMKGDYFRYLAEVATGDERKETIENAQKAYQEAMDISKKEMQPTNPIRLGLALNFSVFHYEIANTPEQAITLAKTTFDEAMGDLHTLSEDSYKDSTLIMQLLRDNLTLWTAECAGEDAGEAGEEPKN from the coding sequence ATGGCAAGAAACCACCAGGTGCAAAAAGCCAAGCTGGCCGAGCAGGCCGAGCGTTACGAGGACATGGCTGATTTCATGAAGGCAGTGGTGGAGCACGGGGATGAGCTCTCCAATGAGGAGCGCAACCTCCTCTCTGTTGCCTATAAGAACGTGGTGGGATGCCAGAGGTCCGCCTGGAGGGTCATCTCCAGCATCGAGCACAAGACTGAGGAGGGCGATGACAAAGCGCAGCTGGTGAACGAGTACCGGGAGAAGGTGGAGGGGGAGCTGAAGGACGTCTGCAACATTGTCCTGGGGCTGCTGGACAAGTATCTCATTAAGAAAGCCAGCGACGCAGAGAGCAAAGTCTTCTACCTGAAGATGAAGGGTGACTACTTCCGATACCTGGCCGAGGTAGCCACTGGGGATGAGCGCAAGGAAACCATAGAAAATGCTCAGAAAGCTTACCAGGAAGCAATGGACATCAGCAAGAAGGAGATGCAGCCCACGAACCCCATCCGCCTGGGGCTCGCCCTCAACTTCTCCGTCTTCCACTACGAGATCGCCAACACCCCAGAGCAGGCCATCACGCTGGCCAAAACCACGTTCGATGAAGCCATGGGAGACCTGCACACACTCAGTGAAGACTCGTACAAGGACAGCACCCTCATCATGCAGCTGCTCAGGGACAACCTTACGTTATGGACGGCAGAGTGCGCGGGAGAAGACGCTGGAGAAGCCGGGGAAGAGCCTAAGAACTGA